AGCTTGGCGCGCAGGGCTGGGCCTATGCGGATGTGCTGCCCTATTTCAAGCGAATGGAACACAGCCACGGCGGCGAGGAAGGCTGGCGCGGCACGGATGGGCCGCTGCATGTGCAGCGCGGGCCGGTCAGCAATCCGCTGTTCCACGCCTTCATTCAGGCGGGCGCACAGGCGGGCTTTGAACTGACGGACGACTATAACGGCTCCAAACAGGAAGGTTTCGGCCTGATGGAGCAGACTATCCACAATGGCCGCCGCTGGTCCGCCGCCAATGCCTATCTTAAACCGGCGCTGAAACGCGGCAACGTCACGCTGGTCAATGGGTTTGCCCGCAAGGTCATCATCGAGAATGGCCGTGCCGTCGGCGTCGAGATCGAGCGCAGGGGTCGGGTTGAAACCGTAAAGGCCAATCGCGAGGTCATCGTTTCGGCCTCCTCCTTCAACTCGCCGAAACTGCTGATGCTCTCAGGCATCGGCCCCGCCGCGCATCTGAAAGACATGGGCATCGAGGTGAAGGCGGATCGTCCCGGTGTCGGGGCCAATCTTCAGGACCATATGGAGTTTTATTTCCAGCAAGTCTCCACCAAGCCGGTCTCGCTTTATTCATGGCTGCCATGGTTCTGGCAGGGGGTTGCCGGTGCACAATGGCTGCTGTCGAAAGGCGGGCTCGGTGCCTCCAACCAGTTCGAGGCCTGCGCCTTCCTGCGCTCCGCACCCGGTCTGAAACAGCCTGACATCCAGTATCATTTCCTGCCCGTCGCCATCTCTTATGACGGCAAGGCGGCGGCGAAAAGCCATGGCTTTCAGGCGCATGTCGGTTACAACCTGTCGAAATCGCGCGGCAACGTCACCCTGCGCTCCGCCGATCCGCATGACGACCCGGTAATCCGCTTCAACTACATGAGCCACCCGGAAGACTGGGAAAAATTCCGCCATTGCGTGCGCCTGACGCGCGAGATTTTCGGCCAGAAAGCCTTCGACGATTTTCGCGGGCCGGAAATCCAGCCGGGTGAAAACATCGAGACGGACGAACAG
This window of the Agrobacterium fabrum str. C58 genome carries:
- the betA gene encoding choline dehydrogenase, encoding MQADYVIVGSGSAGSAIAYRLSEDGRYSVIVIEAGGSDFGPFIQMPAALAWPMSMKRYNWGYLSEPEPNLDNRRITAPRGKVIGGSSSINGLVYVRGHAEDFNRWEELGAQGWAYADVLPYFKRMEHSHGGEEGWRGTDGPLHVQRGPVSNPLFHAFIQAGAQAGFELTDDYNGSKQEGFGLMEQTIHNGRRWSAANAYLKPALKRGNVTLVNGFARKVIIENGRAVGVEIERRGRVETVKANREVIVSASSFNSPKLLMLSGIGPAAHLKDMGIEVKADRPGVGANLQDHMEFYFQQVSTKPVSLYSWLPWFWQGVAGAQWLLSKGGLGASNQFEACAFLRSAPGLKQPDIQYHFLPVAISYDGKAAAKSHGFQAHVGYNLSKSRGNVTLRSADPHDDPVIRFNYMSHPEDWEKFRHCVRLTREIFGQKAFDDFRGPEIQPGENIETDEQIDAFLREHLESAYHPCGTCRMGDRNDPMAVVDPECRVIGVEGLRVADSSIFPHVTYGNLNGPSIMTGEKAADHILGKTPLPRSNQEPWVNPRAAVSDR